One window of Prochlorococcus marinus XMU1405 genomic DNA carries:
- the glyA gene encoding serine hydroxymethyltransferase: protein MNILQNLKESDPVISNFINSEKNRQETHLELIASENFASIAVMQAQGSVLTNKYAEGLPQKRYYGGCEFVDEIEELAIQRAKKLFDANWANVQPHSGAQANAAVFLSLLKPGDTIMGMDLSHGGHLTHGSPVNMSGKWFNAVHYGVNKETSELNFDEIREIALETKPKLIICGYSAYPRTIDFESFRNIADEVGAFLMADIAHIAGLVASKLHPNPIPYCDVVTTTTHKTLRGPRGGLILCKDAEFGKKFDKSVFPGTQGGPLEHIIAAKAVAFGEALQPDFVNYSQQVIKNAKVLASTLINRGINIVSGGTDNHIVLLDLRSINMTGKIADLLVSEVNITANKNTVPFDPESPFVTSGLRLGTAALTTRGFNEDAFAEVGEIIADRLLNPDDSLIENQCKERVLTLCNRFPLYEGKLEASIK from the coding sequence ATGAATATCCTTCAAAATCTTAAAGAAAGTGATCCAGTAATATCGAATTTTATTAACTCTGAAAAAAATAGGCAGGAAACTCATCTTGAGTTAATCGCAAGCGAAAATTTCGCATCAATTGCCGTTATGCAGGCTCAAGGTTCCGTACTTACAAATAAATACGCCGAGGGATTACCCCAAAAAAGATATTACGGGGGATGTGAATTTGTTGATGAAATCGAAGAATTAGCTATTCAGAGAGCGAAAAAATTATTTGATGCAAATTGGGCTAATGTTCAACCCCATAGTGGAGCGCAGGCAAATGCTGCTGTTTTCCTAAGTCTACTTAAACCTGGCGACACAATCATGGGGATGGATTTATCTCATGGTGGACACCTAACTCATGGGTCTCCAGTAAATATGAGTGGTAAATGGTTCAATGCTGTTCACTATGGTGTAAATAAAGAAACTAGTGAATTAAATTTTGATGAAATAAGAGAGATAGCACTTGAAACAAAACCAAAATTAATCATATGTGGATATTCTGCTTATCCAAGAACAATCGATTTTGAGTCATTTAGAAATATTGCAGATGAAGTTGGTGCATTCTTAATGGCTGATATTGCACACATCGCCGGTCTTGTAGCAAGTAAACTTCACCCAAATCCAATACCATATTGTGATGTAGTAACCACAACTACTCATAAAACATTAAGAGGGCCTAGAGGGGGACTTATCTTGTGTAAAGATGCAGAATTTGGAAAGAAATTTGATAAATCTGTTTTCCCGGGAACTCAGGGTGGTCCCTTAGAACATATTATTGCCGCTAAAGCAGTTGCATTTGGAGAAGCCTTGCAGCCAGATTTCGTTAATTATTCCCAACAAGTAATAAAAAATGCAAAAGTTCTAGCTTCAACTTTAATAAATAGAGGTATTAATATCGTTAGTGGAGGCACTGATAACCATATTGTTTTACTTGATTTAAGAAGCATCAATATGACTGGTAAGATTGCTGACTTACTTGTAAGTGAAGTGAATATCACTGCAAATAAAAATACTGTTCCATTTGACCCTGAATCACCTTTTGTAACCAGCGGGCTAAGGTTGGGAACTGCTGCTTTAACTACTAGAGGCTTTAATGAAGATGCTTTTGCTGAAGTTGGCGAAATTATTGCTGATAGATTACTTAACCCAGACGATTCACTGATTGAAAATCAATGTAAAGAAAGAGTATTAACCTTATGTAATCGTTTTCCTCTTTATGAAGGCAAACTTGAAGCATCAATTAAATGA
- a CDS encoding DUF3181 family protein, giving the protein MDSQISISDLENVISEKVFIKIEKWNLYLGDAGLARHLALECISNKDQGPLEAAKISLKAINVKVGDGVNSIPLVNLITTSQIVELEEILESFF; this is encoded by the coding sequence ATGGACTCTCAGATAAGTATAAGTGATCTAGAAAATGTTATTTCCGAAAAGGTTTTTATAAAAATAGAAAAGTGGAATTTGTATCTTGGAGACGCTGGACTAGCTAGGCATCTTGCTCTTGAATGTATAAGCAATAAAGATCAAGGCCCATTGGAGGCTGCAAAAATAAGTTTGAAAGCCATAAATGTAAAAGTAGGGGATGGTGTTAACAGTATTCCACTTGTTAATTTAATCACTACTTCACAAATTGTAGAATTAGAGGAGATTTTGGAAAGTTTTTTTTAA
- the murJ gene encoding murein biosynthesis integral membrane protein MurJ: MHSFLKNNVFSISFGTSLSKLAGCIRQIFIAAAFGVGVTYDAFNYAYIIPGFLLIIIGGINGPLHNAVVAVLTPLNKKNGGIVLTQVSIKLSILLFIIAILIYSNSSLLIELLAPNLSSQAKSIATYQLQILTPCIPLSGFIGLSFGALNSQRKFFLSSISPAITSVTTIFFILFSWIFNQENISFNFLNYTGLLAFATLTGTFIQFVVQILEINKIGLLRLNSTFKLFKDEEKRIFKLIIPASISSGLSQINVFIDMFFASSFQGAASGLAYGNFLIQAPLGILSNSLILPLLPKFSKLKSDKDVRGLQKKLISGIEYCFLTTIFLTGFFITFNNQIVQLVFQRGSFDYAAALKVKNILIAYAVGIPFYLYRDLLVRTYYSIEQTNFPFKCSLAGIILNIFFDWFLIGAPIENFGNLSPYNFGVVGIILSSVMVNFIVCILLSFNLRNEDIHLPNLDLLRKIILMSFAAFIVSTLSFAILKTANNFNSNLGQFLLLIFGSLTFFAVYFLLTKCFKVNKFKVSKKEI; the protein is encoded by the coding sequence ATGCATTCATTTCTAAAAAATAATGTTTTTTCAATTTCATTTGGTACTAGTCTTAGTAAATTAGCTGGATGTATAAGACAAATATTCATAGCTGCTGCTTTTGGGGTTGGGGTAACATACGACGCGTTTAATTACGCCTACATAATTCCTGGTTTTTTGCTAATAATAATTGGAGGAATTAATGGTCCCTTACATAACGCAGTCGTTGCAGTTCTAACTCCACTTAACAAAAAAAATGGAGGAATTGTTTTAACTCAAGTAAGTATAAAGCTTTCAATATTATTATTCATCATAGCCATATTGATTTATTCAAATTCCAGTTTATTAATTGAATTATTAGCCCCCAATTTAAGTTCGCAAGCTAAATCTATTGCTACTTACCAATTACAAATACTTACACCATGTATCCCTTTATCCGGCTTCATAGGTTTAAGCTTTGGCGCCTTAAATTCTCAAAGAAAATTCTTTTTATCAAGTATAAGTCCAGCAATAACAAGCGTAACTACTATTTTTTTTATTTTATTTAGTTGGATTTTTAACCAAGAAAATATATCTTTTAATTTCCTTAATTATACGGGATTACTGGCTTTTGCAACTTTGACAGGAACTTTTATTCAGTTTGTTGTTCAAATTTTGGAAATAAATAAAATTGGTCTCTTGAGATTAAATTCAACCTTCAAATTATTTAAAGATGAAGAGAAGAGGATTTTCAAACTAATCATTCCAGCATCTATCTCATCGGGTCTAAGTCAAATTAATGTTTTCATCGATATGTTTTTTGCTTCAAGTTTTCAAGGAGCAGCATCTGGACTAGCTTACGGAAACTTTCTCATACAAGCACCTTTAGGCATATTATCGAACTCTTTGATTTTGCCATTACTTCCAAAATTCTCAAAATTGAAAAGTGATAAAGACGTTAGAGGTCTCCAAAAAAAATTGATATCTGGAATAGAGTACTGTTTTTTAACAACTATTTTTTTAACCGGATTTTTTATAACATTTAATAATCAAATAGTACAATTAGTTTTTCAAAGAGGATCATTTGATTATGCAGCGGCTTTAAAAGTAAAAAATATATTAATTGCTTATGCAGTTGGCATACCTTTTTATCTTTATAGAGATTTATTAGTAAGAACTTACTATTCAATAGAACAAACAAACTTCCCTTTTAAGTGTTCATTAGCAGGGATAATATTAAATATTTTTTTTGATTGGTTTTTAATTGGTGCCCCAATTGAAAATTTTGGAAATCTTTCACCATATAATTTTGGAGTTGTAGGAATAATTTTATCTTCGGTAATGGTCAACTTTATAGTTTGTATTTTGCTTTCTTTTAATCTGAGAAATGAAGATATCCATTTACCTAACTTGGATTTATTGAGGAAAATTATCCTTATGTCATTTGCTGCATTTATAGTAAGCACACTTTCTTTTGCTATTCTCAAAACTGCAAATAACTTCAATTCAAATCTAGGACAATTTTTATTATTAATATTTGGATCTTTAACTTTTTTTGCAGTTTATTTTTTACTTACAAAATGCTTTAAAGTAAATAAATTTAAAGTTTCAAAAAAAGAAATTTAG
- the sfsA gene encoding DNA/RNA nuclease SfsA: MNDRIIEFDPLIEGVLIKRYKRFLADIKLESGEVVTAHCANTGPMKGLLCEGAKVRISVSPSPKRKLPFTWEQISVLDAKNEEVWVGINTLFANKLIKRVIEKNLLKEIIGEIETIKSEIPYGKDKKSRIDFFLTPKSSNPDKRNIYIEVKNTTWIKENVALFPDTVTKRGQKHLIELKELIPESKSVLVPCITRKDAEFFTPGDEADPLYGSLFRESSSAGMITIPCSFVFHKDHVTWNGIKPLK; encoded by the coding sequence ATGAATGATCGGATAATTGAATTTGATCCATTAATTGAAGGGGTTTTAATCAAGAGGTATAAAAGGTTTCTTGCAGATATTAAACTAGAGAGTGGAGAGGTAGTAACTGCTCACTGTGCTAACACAGGCCCAATGAAAGGTCTTTTGTGTGAGGGAGCAAAAGTAAGAATAAGTGTTTCCCCTTCTCCAAAAAGAAAATTACCTTTTACATGGGAACAGATATCTGTATTAGATGCAAAAAATGAAGAGGTTTGGGTGGGTATTAATACCCTATTTGCAAATAAGTTAATCAAAAGGGTTATTGAGAAAAATTTGCTGAAAGAAATAATAGGAGAAATAGAGACAATTAAATCAGAAATCCCTTATGGAAAAGATAAAAAAAGCAGAATTGACTTTTTTTTAACTCCAAAATCTTCAAATCCTGATAAACGTAACATTTACATAGAAGTAAAAAATACAACTTGGATTAAAGAAAATGTAGCTCTTTTCCCAGATACAGTAACGAAAAGAGGCCAAAAACACTTAATAGAATTAAAAGAACTGATTCCTGAAAGTAAAAGCGTTTTAGTACCTTGTATAACCAGAAAAGATGCAGAATTTTTTACTCCCGGAGATGAGGCAGATCCCTTATATGGCAGTCTTTTTAGAGAATCTTCTAGTGCAGGCATGATCACCATCCCTTGCTCGTTTGTATTTCATAAAGATCACGTAACATGGAATGGAATTAAACCTTTAAAATAA
- a CDS encoding ammonium transporter — protein MTTALQTPQRRSRSKLQDASLVNGPMLLLRSIRGFSSNRSMLWLATVPLALFGLGIFNLSAHAADLPELNAAFLANNLWLLIATILVIFMNAGFAMVEAGMCRSKNAVNILAKNLFVFALAVTSYWFIGYSLMYGGSVADGWLYFGGLFFDPTVTADMVTDAGLVPTVDFLFQSAFAGTAATIVSGLVAERVKFGEFVVFAVVLTAFIYPIAGSWKWNGGWLDSLGFVDFAGSSIVHSVGAWAGLVGAMLLGPRIGKYSDGKPQAMPGHNMAIATLGALVLWIGWYGFNPGSQLAMDQWVPYVAVTTTLAAAAGAIGATIVSTLTSGKPDLTMIINGILAGLVSITAGCGDMTLAGAWFAGLVGGIIVVFSVAALDAAEIDDPVGAFSVHGVCGVWGTVVIGLWGTAVQGDGAGMGLFNGGGITLLLVQALGAAAYAIWTLVTCWIAWSVIGGLFGGIRVSEEEETQGLDIGEHGMEAYPDFASAK, from the coding sequence ATGACCACTGCTTTGCAAACGCCTCAAAGGCGCTCTAGGTCCAAATTACAAGATGCAAGTCTTGTGAATGGACCTATGCTCCTTTTGAGGAGTATTCGAGGATTTAGTTCAAACCGCTCTATGTTGTGGCTTGCAACTGTTCCCCTAGCTTTGTTTGGTTTAGGTATTTTTAATCTTTCAGCTCATGCAGCTGATTTACCTGAGTTGAATGCAGCTTTTCTTGCTAACAATTTATGGCTTTTGATCGCCACTATTTTGGTGATCTTCATGAACGCCGGTTTCGCTATGGTTGAGGCAGGTATGTGTCGTTCTAAGAACGCAGTAAACATCCTTGCTAAAAACCTCTTTGTATTTGCTCTAGCTGTAACTTCTTATTGGTTTATCGGCTATTCATTAATGTACGGAGGAAGTGTTGCTGACGGATGGCTTTATTTTGGAGGCTTATTCTTTGATCCAACAGTTACCGCTGATATGGTTACTGACGCTGGATTAGTCCCAACTGTTGATTTCTTGTTCCAGTCTGCATTCGCAGGAACTGCAGCAACTATCGTTTCCGGTCTTGTTGCTGAAAGAGTTAAATTTGGAGAATTTGTTGTTTTTGCTGTTGTATTAACTGCATTTATATATCCAATTGCTGGTAGCTGGAAATGGAATGGTGGTTGGCTTGATTCTTTAGGTTTTGTTGACTTCGCTGGTTCTTCAATTGTTCACTCAGTTGGAGCATGGGCGGGTCTTGTAGGAGCTATGCTTCTTGGACCAAGAATTGGCAAATACTCTGATGGGAAACCACAAGCTATGCCAGGACATAACATGGCTATAGCTACTCTAGGTGCATTAGTCCTATGGATAGGTTGGTATGGATTTAACCCCGGTTCTCAACTTGCTATGGATCAATGGGTTCCATATGTTGCTGTAACAACTACTTTGGCAGCAGCTGCTGGAGCTATTGGTGCAACTATTGTTTCAACATTAACTTCTGGTAAGCCTGATCTTACAATGATAATTAACGGAATCCTTGCGGGTTTGGTTAGTATCACTGCTGGTTGTGGTGATATGACTCTTGCTGGAGCCTGGTTCGCAGGACTAGTAGGAGGAATTATAGTTGTATTTTCTGTTGCAGCACTAGATGCCGCTGAGATTGATGATCCTGTAGGTGCATTCTCTGTTCACGGAGTTTGTGGTGTATGGGGTACTGTAGTTATCGGTCTCTGGGGTACAGCTGTACAGGGTGATGGAGCAGGTATGGGATTGTTCAATGGTGGAGGTATTACCCTTCTTCTAGTTCAAGCTCTTGGTGCCGCAGCTTACGCTATTTGGACACTAGTTACTTGCTGGATTGCTTGGTCTGTAATTGGAGGATTATTCGGAGGAATCCGAGTATCTGAAGAGGAAGAGACTCAAGGCTTAGATATAGGAGAGCATGGTATGGAAGCATATCCAGACTTTGCATCTGCCAAATAA
- a CDS encoding 4-hydroxy-3-methylbut-2-enyl diphosphate reductase encodes MDTQAFRRSLHHSDRYNRRGFDSPTKRAQALEEAYQSDLISSIRDNDFTYTKGRLNIKLAQAFGFCWGVERAVAMAYETRRHYPNENIWITNEIIHNPSVNDHLRKMNVKFISAKNGIKDFSLVSNGDVVILPAFGATVQEMKLLHEKGCHIIDTTCPWVSKVWHTVEKHKKHIFTSIIHGKFKHEETLATSSFAGKYLVVLDLEEANYVSEYILGKGNRNEFMNKFAKACSNGFDPDKDLDRVGVANQTTMLKSETEEIGKVFERTMLKKFGPENLNSHFLAFNTICDATEERQDAMFSLVDEDLDILVVIGGFNSSNTTHLQEIAINKNISSFHIDTPERISVKENSIFHKPLGSDLELKNNFLPSGKINVGITSGASTPDKVVADVIEKLIDIAS; translated from the coding sequence ATGGATACTCAAGCTTTTAGAAGATCTCTTCATCATTCTGATAGATACAATAGAAGGGGTTTCGATTCTCCAACAAAAAGAGCTCAAGCATTAGAAGAAGCTTACCAAAGTGATTTGATAAGTTCTATTAGGGATAATGATTTTACTTATACTAAAGGCAGACTAAATATAAAGTTGGCCCAAGCCTTCGGTTTCTGTTGGGGAGTTGAAAGAGCTGTTGCAATGGCTTATGAAACTAGAAGACATTACCCAAATGAGAATATTTGGATAACAAACGAAATAATTCATAATCCCTCGGTTAATGATCATTTAAGAAAAATGAATGTAAAATTCATCTCAGCTAAAAATGGAATAAAAGATTTTTCTTTAGTTTCTAATGGGGATGTTGTTATACTCCCTGCTTTCGGAGCTACTGTTCAAGAAATGAAACTCTTGCATGAGAAAGGTTGTCATATCATTGATACAACTTGTCCATGGGTTTCTAAGGTTTGGCATACAGTTGAAAAACATAAAAAACATATTTTCACATCTATTATTCACGGAAAATTTAAACATGAAGAGACTCTCGCTACAAGTTCATTCGCAGGTAAATATTTAGTTGTACTTGATCTAGAAGAAGCGAACTACGTTTCTGAATATATTCTGGGGAAAGGTAATAGAAATGAGTTTATGAACAAATTTGCTAAAGCTTGTTCTAATGGATTTGATCCTGATAAAGATTTAGATAGAGTGGGAGTTGCAAATCAGACAACTATGCTTAAGAGCGAGACTGAGGAAATTGGAAAGGTTTTTGAAAGGACGATGTTAAAGAAATTTGGACCAGAAAACTTAAATAGTCACTTTTTAGCTTTTAATACTATTTGTGATGCAACTGAAGAAAGGCAAGATGCAATGTTCTCTCTGGTTGATGAAGACCTTGATATTTTAGTAGTTATTGGAGGCTTTAATTCTTCCAATACTACTCACCTACAAGAAATAGCAATTAATAAAAATATTTCTTCTTTTCACATTGATACTCCAGAGAGGATATCAGTTAAAGAAAACTCAATATTTCATAAACCACTAGGATCAGATTTAGAACTTAAAAATAATTTTCTACCTAGCGGAAAAATTAATGTTGGAATTACCTCAGGTGCATCCACTCCTGATAAGGTTGTTGCAGATGTTATTGAAAAGTTAATTGATATTGCTTCCTGA
- a CDS encoding DoxX family protein → MEDKAQTNQVQTASMNRTKAPQKVEVVVANSSSGSEVNILGELSIFVLRIGFCALMIHHGLEKLQDPQGFAEFVVGKYFPFLPGDPVIWTFGAAITQLVCPVGLALGIFARLSSLGLFSTMAFAVYFHLLDTGLEGFPLAVVEGHNYAFELSFIYGAISLYFLCAGPGRLSLFRKTNKITYYPKST, encoded by the coding sequence ATGGAAGACAAAGCTCAAACTAATCAGGTTCAAACTGCAAGTATGAATAGAACTAAAGCGCCCCAAAAAGTTGAAGTTGTAGTTGCCAACTCATCTTCAGGGTCAGAAGTAAATATCCTTGGTGAACTATCTATTTTTGTTTTAAGAATAGGTTTTTGTGCTTTGATGATTCATCATGGCCTAGAAAAACTTCAGGATCCGCAGGGTTTTGCCGAGTTTGTAGTTGGTAAGTATTTCCCATTTTTGCCTGGTGATCCTGTTATTTGGACTTTTGGAGCAGCAATTACTCAACTGGTATGCCCAGTTGGATTGGCTTTAGGGATTTTTGCGAGACTTTCTTCTCTTGGTCTATTCTCCACCATGGCATTCGCAGTATATTTTCATCTCCTTGATACTGGACTGGAAGGTTTTCCTTTGGCAGTGGTTGAAGGTCATAATTATGCTTTCGAATTGTCTTTCATATATGGGGCTATTTCACTCTACTTTCTTTGTGCAGGTCCAGGAAGGCTATCTTTATTCAGAAAAACAAACAAGATTACATATTATCCAAAGTCAACATAA